A window from Salvia miltiorrhiza cultivar Shanhuang (shh) chromosome 2, IMPLAD_Smil_shh, whole genome shotgun sequence encodes these proteins:
- the LOC131008437 gene encoding uncharacterized protein LOC131008437: MRRKDLTTGERNSIVQILLEDSHGGKPKRGRMQVVAVKFAVCRRTVTRLWTAAKNQQAQGQHIHSSRGKINKPRHKRVEIDLQLISTLELSKRSTIRRLASGISCSKSTVGRWISKGLIRAHTSAIKPDLTAPNKLLRLRFSLEAIEYDRILKVLQFKSMHNTMHIEEKWFYITKSNHRPLIAEDGTILFDGKIGIFPFTEYIPAKRNSKNREIIPAIKAKWPQFASRVIFIQQDNAKPHIKDSDPDFRQAASSDGFDIKIVHQPPNSPDTNINDLGWFRAIQSLQTESVCTNVDTLVEAMKRSFDELSPTTLNKVKGHNSYKIPHMGKGSLIRQGELPINLQVPHDLVNEAINYLMENGIVSGMDHLRNALGISSISLDEVEYQMGHLGIQVP; encoded by the exons atgcgGCGCAAAGATCTAACAACGGGAGAGAGAAACTCCATAGTGCAGATTCTGCTTGAAGACAGCCATGGTGGGAAGCCAAAAAGGGGCAGAATGCAGGTTGTCGCCGTCAAGTTTGCCGTTTGCCGTCGAACGGTGACTCGGTTATGGACTGCTGCAAAAAACCAACAAGCACAAGGTCAGCATATTCATAGTAGCAGAGGCAAAATCAACAAACCAAGGCACAAGAGAGTTGAAATAGATCTTCAATTAATTTCAACATTGGAGCTAAGCAAGAGATCAACCATTCGAAGGCTAGCAAGTGGAATAAGTTGCAGCAAGAGCACAGTTGGGCGATGGATAAGCAAGGGTTTGATCAGGGCTCATACTAGTGCGATAAAGCCCGACTTAACAGCCCCTAATAAGTTGCTACGTCTAAGGTTTTCACTTGAAGCAATCGAATATGATAGAATACTCAAGGTGCTTCAATTCAAGAGTATGCATAACACGATGCATATTGAAGAGAAATGGTTTTATATAACCAAGTCAAATCACAG GCCGTTGATAGCCGAGGATGGGACTATACTCTTTGATGGGAAAATAGGTATTTTCCCTTTCACAGAATATATACCAGCCAAGAGGAATAGCAAAAACAGGGAG ATCATTCCTGCCATTAAGGCCAAGTGGCCACAATTTGCAAGTAGAGTGATTTTTATTCAACAAGATAACGCGAAGCCTCACATTAAAGATAGTGATCCGGATTTTAGACAGGCTGCCAGCTCAGATGGCTTTGACATCAAGATTGTTCATCAACCACCCAATTCACCGGATACCAACATCAATGATCTTGGTTGGTTTAGGGCTATTCAAAGCCTACAAACTGAATCAGTTTGTACCAACGTAGATACATTAGTGGAGGCTATGAAGAGGTCATTTGATGAACTATCTCCAACAACACTGAACAAG GTAAAAGGCCACAACAGCTATAAAATACCCCATATGGGCAAAGGATCACTTATTAGGCAAGGAGAATTACCAATCAACTTACAAGTTCCCCATGATCTAGTTAATGAAGCTATTAACTATCTCATGGAGAATGGAATTGTAAGTGGCATGGATCATCTAAGGAATGCACTTGGAATAAGTTCAATTTCCTTAGATGAAGTTGAATACCAAATGGGACATTTGGGTATTCAAGTTCCATGA
- the LOC131012413 gene encoding uncharacterized protein LOC131012413 isoform X2 → MDDWDEPVPVVLKKEKVLSNWDDEDVEDNDVKDSWEDDDEPAPAPKVEAPAPEKAPKKAAAKLSEKRGKAVEAAKEAPLDPVEEKLRQQRLVEEADYKSTTELFAKKGDENTLDNFIPKTESDFGEYAELVSNKLRPYEKSFHYIGLLKAVMRLSLTSLKGADAKEVASSVTAIANEKIKAEKEANSGKKKTCGKKKQLHIGKTEDDVIVDTFDDYDDYDFM, encoded by the exons ATGGATGACTGGG ATGAACCTGTTCCAGTTGTTCTCAAGAAGGAAAAAGTGTTAAGTAATTGGGACGATGAAGATGTGGAAGATAATGATGTGAAAGATTCttgggaagatgatgatgaaccTGCTCCA GCACCTAAAGTTGAGGCTCCGGCTCCTGAAAAGGCCCCCAAGAAGGCTGCAGCAAAACTAAGTGAAAAGAGAGGAAAGGCCGTTGAAGCTGCAAAGGAGGCACCTTTAGATCCAGTAGAAGAAAAACTTCGCCAACAGAG GCTTGTGGAAGAAGCTGATTATAAGTCCACAACAGAATTGTTTGCAAAAAAGGGTGATGAAAATACTCTCGATAATTTTATTCCCAAAACAGAAAGCGACTTTGGCGAGTATGCAGAACTTGTTTCTAACAAGCTTCGCCCATACGAG AAAAGCTTTCATTACATTGGACTGCTGAAGGCAGTAATGAGATTATCGTTGACTTCTTTGAAAGGCGCAGATGCCAAAGAAGTTGCCTCTTCCGTTACCGCAATTGCAAATGAAAAGATAAAAGCAGAAAAAGAGGCTAATTCTGGCAAGAAGAAGACAT GTGGAAAGAAGAAGCAGTTGCATATCGGCAAAACAGAGGATGATGTGATTGTGGATACATTTGACGATTACGATGATTACGATTTTATGTGA
- the LOC131012415 gene encoding LOW QUALITY PROTEIN: short integuments 2, mitochondrial-like (The sequence of the model RefSeq protein was modified relative to this genomic sequence to represent the inferred CDS: deleted 1 base in 1 codon) — protein MARNIVKKASLIGEMGFIKGGGMINWFPGHMASATRAIRDRLKLSDFVIEVRDARIPLSSKNDELQPLLAGKKRVIVLNKKDLANPNIMHKWIEYFDSVKQDCLMINAHCRSSVQKLLDLVEYKMKEAIRKEPTLLVLVVGVPNVGKSVLINSIHQIASSRFPVQGKRKRATVGPLPGVTQDIAGFKIAHQPSIYVLDTPGVLVPSIPDIETGLKLAAAGSVKDSVVGEERIAQYLLAVLNSRGTPLHWRRFMDVETDRHLDSEDKPDYRLQNLLPKRKTPPSIKSDVVYIEDIVTRVQGALCRTLMEFKGSLEDEGEFGDLIDLQFEALQKALKIPHKTSEGRTMASKKFLTLFRMGKLGPFILDDVPHPAAFDCS, from the exons ATGGCGAGAAACATAGTGAAGAAAGCATCGTTAATCGGTGAAATGGGCTTCATCAAAGGCGGCGGCATGATCAACTGGTTCCCCGGCCACATGGCTAGTGCCACTCGGGCCATCCGCGACCGCCTCAAACTCTCCGATTTCGTCATCGAAGTTCGGGACGCCCGT ATACCATTGTCATCTAAGAATGATGAACTGCAGCCTTTGCTGGCGGGTAAAAAGCGCGTCATTGTTCTCAATAAGAAAGATTTGGCCAACCCCAACATCATGCAT AAATGGATTGAGTACTTTGATTCAGTCAAACAAGATTGTTTAATGATAAATGCTCACTGCAGAAGTTCTGTTCAAAAG CTTCTAGACCTTGTCGAGTACAAAATGAAGGAGGCTATCCGTAAGGAGCCAACCCTCCTTGTCCTGGTGGTTGGTGTTCCCAATGTTGGAAAGTCTGTGCTAATCAATTCCATCCATCAAATAGCATCATCTCGGTTTCCTG TGCAGGGGAAAAGAAAGCGAGCTACTGTGGGACCCTTGCCCGGAGTCACTCAAGATATTGCTGGATTCAAG ATTGCGCATCAGCCTAGCATATATGTTCTTGATACGCCTGGAGTGTTGGTTCCAAGTATCCCAGATATAGAAACGGGGCTAAAGCTAGCTGCAGCAG GTTCTGTGAAGGACTCTGTAGTTGGTGAGGAGCGGATAGCTCAATACTTGCTAGCAGTCTTGAACAGCCGAGGCACTCCTCTTCATTGGAGGCGATTTATGGATGTAGAAACTGACAGGCATCTCGACAGTGAGGATAAACCCGACTAC CGCCTTCAAAATCTCTTGCCAAAGAGGAAGACACCTCCTAGTATTAAATCTGATGTTGTCTACATTGAG GATATTGTTACTCGTGTTCAAGGGGCGCTGTGCAGGACGCTGATGGAGTTCAAGGGAAGCTTGGAAGACGAGGGCGAGTTTGGAGATCTTATAGACTTGCAGTTTGAAGCATTGCAGAAAGCTCTAAAGATACCCCATAAAACCTCAGAGGGTCGAACTATGGCGTCCAAGAAATTCCTCACACTCTTTAGAATGGGCAAGCTTGGCCCCTTCATCCTTGATGATGTCCCTCATCCGGCTGCGTTTGATTGTTCGTAG
- the LOC131012413 gene encoding uncharacterized protein LOC131012413 isoform X3, protein MMMNLLQYIMAFLFILTSALTRLMIKYSLITQWAPKVEAPAPEKAPKKAAAKLSEKRGKAVEAAKEAPLDPVEEKLRQQRLVEEADYKSTTELFAKKGDENTLDNFIPKTESDFGEYAELVSNKLRPYEKSFHYIGLLKAVMRLSLTSLKGADAKEVASSVTAIANEKIKAEKEANSGKKKTCGKKKQLHIGKTEDDVIVDTFDDYDDYDFM, encoded by the exons atgatgatgaaccTGCTCCAGTATATAATGGCATTCTTGTTCATTTTAACTTCTGCACTAACTAGATTGATGATAAAATATTCCTTAATAACACAATGG GCACCTAAAGTTGAGGCTCCGGCTCCTGAAAAGGCCCCCAAGAAGGCTGCAGCAAAACTAAGTGAAAAGAGAGGAAAGGCCGTTGAAGCTGCAAAGGAGGCACCTTTAGATCCAGTAGAAGAAAAACTTCGCCAACAGAG GCTTGTGGAAGAAGCTGATTATAAGTCCACAACAGAATTGTTTGCAAAAAAGGGTGATGAAAATACTCTCGATAATTTTATTCCCAAAACAGAAAGCGACTTTGGCGAGTATGCAGAACTTGTTTCTAACAAGCTTCGCCCATACGAG AAAAGCTTTCATTACATTGGACTGCTGAAGGCAGTAATGAGATTATCGTTGACTTCTTTGAAAGGCGCAGATGCCAAAGAAGTTGCCTCTTCCGTTACCGCAATTGCAAATGAAAAGATAAAAGCAGAAAAAGAGGCTAATTCTGGCAAGAAGAAGACAT GTGGAAAGAAGAAGCAGTTGCATATCGGCAAAACAGAGGATGATGTGATTGTGGATACATTTGACGATTACGATGATTACGATTTTATGTGA
- the LOC131012413 gene encoding uncharacterized protein LOC131012413 isoform X1, whose protein sequence is MDDWEDEPVPVVLKKEKVLSNWDDEDVEDNDVKDSWEDDDEPAPAPKVEAPAPEKAPKKAAAKLSEKRGKAVEAAKEAPLDPVEEKLRQQRLVEEADYKSTTELFAKKGDENTLDNFIPKTESDFGEYAELVSNKLRPYEKSFHYIGLLKAVMRLSLTSLKGADAKEVASSVTAIANEKIKAEKEANSGKKKTCGKKKQLHIGKTEDDVIVDTFDDYDDYDFM, encoded by the exons ATGGATGACTGGG AAGATGAACCTGTTCCAGTTGTTCTCAAGAAGGAAAAAGTGTTAAGTAATTGGGACGATGAAGATGTGGAAGATAATGATGTGAAAGATTCttgggaagatgatgatgaaccTGCTCCA GCACCTAAAGTTGAGGCTCCGGCTCCTGAAAAGGCCCCCAAGAAGGCTGCAGCAAAACTAAGTGAAAAGAGAGGAAAGGCCGTTGAAGCTGCAAAGGAGGCACCTTTAGATCCAGTAGAAGAAAAACTTCGCCAACAGAG GCTTGTGGAAGAAGCTGATTATAAGTCCACAACAGAATTGTTTGCAAAAAAGGGTGATGAAAATACTCTCGATAATTTTATTCCCAAAACAGAAAGCGACTTTGGCGAGTATGCAGAACTTGTTTCTAACAAGCTTCGCCCATACGAG AAAAGCTTTCATTACATTGGACTGCTGAAGGCAGTAATGAGATTATCGTTGACTTCTTTGAAAGGCGCAGATGCCAAAGAAGTTGCCTCTTCCGTTACCGCAATTGCAAATGAAAAGATAAAAGCAGAAAAAGAGGCTAATTCTGGCAAGAAGAAGACAT GTGGAAAGAAGAAGCAGTTGCATATCGGCAAAACAGAGGATGATGTGATTGTGGATACATTTGACGATTACGATGATTACGATTTTATGTGA